In Desulfurococcaceae archaeon MEX13E-LK6-19, the genomic window GCTAAAGAGATCTTGACGGGCTGTAGGGTTCTAGCAGACTACATAATGGTTGGTGGTGTGCGTAGAGACATTGATGACGCGAAAAAGGAGAAGATACTGAAGATACTAGACAAAATTGAGCCTAAAATAAAGTATTACATGAAAGTATTCGAAGAAGATGTTACGATAACCAAGAGGCTTGTTGATGTCGGTATCATTGAGCCAAAAGATGTTACATTACATTCTCTTGTAGGGCCTATTGCGAGAGCTTCAAACATACATATTGATGTCAGGAAATCCGATAAATACGATGCCTATGGCGAGGTACCTTTCGAAATTGTTGTTAGGAAAGAAAAAGATTCTTGGGCAAGAATGATGGTACGCTGGGAGGAAGCACTTGTTTCTCTGGAGATATGTAAATACATTCTTGAAAACCTGCCCAATGATGGTAAAGCTGTTCCTGATGAAAGACGGTTGCCACGGAGATTCCCGCCAGGCGAGACATTTACTAGAGTTGAAGCACCTCGTGGCGAGCTAACATATTATGTTAAGAGTGATGGAAAGCCTAATCCCTATAGGGTAAAAATAAGGACGCCATCATACAATAATATCATCAACACAGGATTTGTTTACCTAGAACATAGTATAGCTGATTTACCTGTTATACTAGTTAGCTTCGATCCGTGCATATCTTGTATGGAGAGAGTTGTCGTTATAGACTTGGCAGAGGGTTCAAGGAAACTTGTTCCCTTAAAGAAGCTTGCATCAAAGGGGTGAAGCGTTATGAGTAAGGTGAAATTGCTAGGAGAGGTTCTGAAAAACATTTTCAAGAAGCCGGCGACTATAGAGTATCCTAAAGTCGAGACGCCTGTTGAAAGAGATGCTCGTGGTAGACATTACGCTGATTTAACGAAGTGCATAGGCTGTAGTTTATGTGCTATAGAATGTCCTTCAAACGCTATTATCATGGAGAAAATACCTGAAGGCATTAATGCTAACCCTAAGAATGTAAGAAAGATTTACCCTGTCGTAGACTATAAGAAATGTATCTTCTGCTATAGGTGTGTAACAGTGTGTCCCACAAATGCTTATGTAACCACAAGCGAATATAGATTAGCTACTTCCAAAGAAATATTATCTAGAGAATTATCTCTTTCAACTGTATCTATTAGTGAGGGTAAAAAGGAGGGGTGAACTGTG contains:
- a CDS encoding 4Fe-4S binding protein → MSKVKLLGEVLKNIFKKPATIEYPKVETPVERDARGRHYADLTKCIGCSLCAIECPSNAIIMEKIPEGINANPKNVRKIYPVVDYKKCIFCYRCVTVCPTNAYVTTSEYRLATSKEILSRELSLSTVSISEGKKEG
- a CDS encoding nickel-dependent hydrogenase large subunit, with protein sequence MAVDKIIEVPLVLEIPVGPQHPALHEPLLLKVYAEGEEIVKVEINTGYNHRGIEKLCEKRSFYKDIFLVGRVCGICNTVHADCFVRAVEEILGVTPSDRARYLRTLAQELERIHSHMLINAVMAEIVGYETLFMLIMRDRELIMKAKEILTGCRVLADYIMVGGVRRDIDDAKKEKILKILDKIEPKIKYYMKVFEEDVTITKRLVDVGIIEPKDVTLHSLVGPIARASNIHIDVRKSDKYDAYGEVPFEIVVRKEKDSWARMMVRWEEALVSLEICKYILENLPNDGKAVPDERRLPRRFPPGETFTRVEAPRGELTYYVKSDGKPNPYRVKIRTPSYNNIINTGFVYLEHSIADLPVILVSFDPCISCMERVVVIDLAEGSRKLVPLKKLASKG